GCCCAAGCATATGCATAGGCTGTAGAAGGAATACCTTCAGTAGCACCAGTATATTCTTTATCACCAGCAGCGCTGCTCGCTTTGAATTTTAAGGTATAAGACGTATCTGTCGCTCTATGCAAGCTGTAGGTTTCTCTACCTTGAGATGTCACATGGACATTCTCAGCACCGACTAATTGACGAACGCCTTCATCTGCTGAAGAACTTCTGTCATCTGTTTCAAAGTCTAGCTTTTCAAAATCTGGATCAACATAATCCAAGTCGGCTTTCTTAGTTCCTAAGAATGGCTGAGGGCGAACTGCTGTATTGGTAATCAAGTGTGGAGCAGAACCGTATGATTCTGGTGCATCTCCTTCATCAAAGGCAATAACCCCCATCATCAAGGACTGTTGTCCTCTACTCATGATATATAACTCAATATTTTCGACATTTCGTGTCACAAGAATCGGAACAGAACGATTATTATTAACTGTTACGTTAGGACCAGCCACTCGGGTACCAATCCCATCTCCGTAGATAACCTTCTCTCCGTCCAGCACACTTTCAATACCGACACGAGATTTTTCAGGATTGATATTGGCAACATATTTGATTTTATAGCCTTCTGGAAGCTGGGTTCCACCTTTATGGAGAAGGTCTTTCAGTCCTCCGTTATCCTTTAAGTCCGTTGCAGGATAGTAAGAACCTCTAATTCTTGGATTTGTTGCTATTTCTGCTAATAATTCAAAGGGTTCTCCATCCGTAACGAAGATTTCAGCTTCATTCCCTCTAGCTTCTTCGCCAGTCGCCACAAAGAAGTTGGCTGGAACTTTCTTCCCATTATAGGTTGCTGTAACCTTAAATTGTACTCCGACATTTCCAGCGTTCCCTTCTGCCCCAATGGTTGGTTTGGTACCTGCATTAACACCTTGTTGTCTTAAGTTAGAGTAACCATTTTGCGCTTTTGCAAGAACTTTCTTAGGAATAGTTGGACTTCCTATTTGGCTATTAATAGCATCTGGATTATAGGCAGATTCATCTTCTGTTCCTTCTACACGTTTATGGAAAGTTTCAGAAGCATTGAACGGCTTCAACTTAACCACTTCTACTTTTACAGTGTAGCCTGGGAAGAGTTCTTTTTCATAGTAAGTACCAATTTGCAACTCATCGCCAGTTGCTAAGTTATGGGTATATCGTGAATCGCCCCAATCTAGCCAATTCAGATTTTTAAGTAATTCAGGTGTATCTTTTCCAGCTTCATCTCGATAAAGCTCTGCACTTTCAACTGAGGCTGGAGTATAGAGTTTTTCAATATTATCTGGATTTGGTGTTGATGGGATTGCTCTAAAGCCAGTATAGCCTTCCGTACCGTTATTCCCAGCAGCTGCCTGGTCGTCACGAACTACATTGAAGTTAACAAAGTTTTTACGTCCACCACGCTCTACAACAACAGCTGCTTGCGCTTCTGCTTGGTCCTCTGCCAGCTTATAACCTTGAAGGGCTGGTTGAATCTTCAAATCTGTCTTAGCATCCACTGTTACATGGAATTCTTTTGGTTGATCAATCGGTAACGTTGTCTTTTCAGCAACCGAGTGGCTGATAGAATACACTTCCTTACCAGACTCTTGATCCGTGTATGCTACTTTATAAAGCGTCGCCGCTACACGTTCTACTTCCGTTGCCTTGGCTACTCCATCTAACGCTTCCCTTTCTTTCGTTAGGCTGTTTACAGCTTGGTCAATCTCTTCTTGTGTAGCACCTTCTTTTTGTAATAGGTCTTTAGCATGAGATAATTCTTTATCATATGCGTTTTTATTTGTCGCATGTAGATATTTTTCTGTCTTTGCTAGATTATCAAATGTTGAAACTTCATCCAGTAACACATTTTTATTCAATGCAACTTTGTCACTTGCTTTGTCTGTTACAGCTGTATTTGCTGTATCTACAGAATCTTCCTTAGCTACTTCAGCCTTCTTTTCTGGTACTTCTACCACGGTATTTTCTGAAGTTGGATTTAGCTCAACTAGTTCTCCAGTCTCCGCATACACCTGAGGTGCAACCAACAGGAATGATCCTAAAAATACAGAACCAACTCCAATCTTAAATTTTCGAATCGAAAAACGATCTTTCTTTCTTTTAAACATCTCTTCCTCCTAATATATTTAGACCAAGCAAGAGCTTTAATCTATTTTGTTTGATGTTATATTTTGCCTTATCAGGGCAATTACCGATTGTCAACTCCCCCTAAATGTTTAAAAATATCAGACATGAAATTTATTTAAGTCCTTTGTATATCTAAGTTCTTTACTTTCTCAAAAAGTAGGCTTTTTGGGAAAAATATGCTACAATGTGGGGTAGGATTGATTAAATTTAAAAATTTCTTGGTTTATCAAGGTTCTTGATTGAAAATTTATATCATGAACGTTTTCCTTTTTTCTTGTGAATTGTATAAATTTTTGTGTTTCAAAAATCCTAATATTTGAAATAGTTTTTTTAACAAAAATGAGGCTGGACCAAAAGTCCTAGCAACATAAAGAGTCTGGGCAAAAACTAGCCAATAATAAAAAAAGACAGATAGTGTCAAGCCGATTTTGATTAAGTCTCGCTGAACTATCTGTTTTTTCTTTTGTTTCCATTATCACGGACTAATTTCATAGCCAATTTCGCTAAATTCATGCTCATTAGGAGAAATCCTATTTCTGTTTCAACCACTTTTTGCACTCTGACAGGCAATCTGCGCACGCCAAAAACACCTTTCATCCTACCAAATACAAGTTTGACATCTACCTTACGTTTGACATACATGCGGCTCCCTCTTCACTTGTCAATCCGTCTTTGACAAGATACTTGAAATAGGTCCACATTGGATTGTAGTGAATTTGTTTGAGATTTCCTTTTTCCATCCGTGCTAACTGCTCTAATTCCTCACTAGCTTGTACAGGATTCGCTTCATATATCTTAAAATCTCGTGGTCAATCCTTCGTAAATCATTCTTAACAGAAACTCTCAGAAATGCTGATATAGCGGTATTATTAAGAGTTTTTATTTCTCAAGTAAAAGAAAAAAGCTTGAAGAAAATTGTCCAAGATGGACTTTTTCTTCAAGCTGAAACAGCCCACTAGACTTGACTCGATTGCGTATTTCGTGGCTCATAAAAAGAGGACCTTTGGACCTCTTTTTCACTTTATAATCTTCAGCTCGTGAACCAATAATCCACTGGGCTTAACTCGCTCTCTTATTTCCTAGCTCATGAAAAAACAGCCCACTGGACTTAACTCGCTCTCTTATTTCCTAGCTCGTGAAAAAACAGCCCACTGGGCTGTTTTTTTAATCAAAATTTACGTATTCTTTTTGCAAAGCTAGGACTTCTTCTGCTGTTGCGCATTCTGTCAATGCACGGTTTGCATATTCTTGCATTTTCGCAGTATCCAATTGTTTCATCAAGCTACGTGTACGAAGGACGGAAGTTGCACTCATTGAGAACTCATCCAAGCCCATACCTACAAGAAGCGGTACTGCTTGTTGGTCTCCCGCCATTTCTCCACACATACCAGCCCATTTGCCTTCTGCATGTGCTGCTTTGATTACATTGTTAATCAAACGAAGGATTGATGGGTTGTATGGTTGATACAAGTATGAAACTTGCTCGTTCATACGGTCAGCAGCCATTGTGTATTGAATCAGATCATTTGTACCAATTGAGAAGAAATCAACTTCTTTAGCGAATTGATCTGCTAGCATTGCTGCTGCTGGAATTTCAATCATGATTCCCACTTGAATGTCATCCGCAACTGGAATACCTTCTGCAAGCAATTTTGCTTTTTCTTCTTCATAGATTGCTTTTGCTGCACGGAATTCTGTAATCAGGGCTACCATTGGGAACATAATCCGCAATTGACCATGAACAGACGAACGAAGAAGAGCACGTAATTGTGTGCGGAACATTTGATTTCCAGTTTCAGAAATCGAAATACGAAGGGCACGGAAACCAAGGAATGGGTTCATTTCATGCGGAAGATCGAAATAAGGAAGTTCCTTATCTCCACCAATATCCATTGTACGAACGACAACTGGTTTGCCATTCATTCCCTCAAGAACTGCCTTGTACGCTTCATACTGCTCATCTTCTGTTGGGAAGTCTTGTGAATCCATGTAAAGGAACTCTGTACGGTAGAGGCCAACGGCTTCTGCACCGTTGTCATTCACACCTTCAACGTCTTTTGGTGTACCGATGTTGGCAGCAAGCTCAAAATGCTTCCCATCAGCTGTTACTGTTTGAGCATCTTTCAATAAGGCCCATTCTGCCTTTTGCTTAGCATAGGCTTCACCAGCTTCTTTGAAAGTAGCGATTTGTTCTTCTGACGGGTTGATAATCACTTCACCAGTAATACCATTTACCGCAAGAATATCACCATCTTTCACAATTTCAGTGATGTTATTTGTACCAAGAACAGCTGCAATTTCAAGTGTACGCGCCATAATCGCTGAGTGGCTTGTACGACCACCAATATTGGTAACAAACGCTTTTACAAAGTTTTTATCTAATTGTGCTGTATCAGAAGGTGTCAAGTCATGTGCAATAACGATTGACTCTTCTGCAATTGCTGCAGGGTTCGGCAAACGAACACCCAACAAATGAGCCAAGACACGTTTTGTGACATCGCGAATATCTGCTGCACGCTCTTGCATGTATGGATTATCGTCCATGCCTTCAAAAATAGCAATGAACATATCGGTAACTTCTGCTAATCCACTTTCAGCATTTACCTTTTTCGCACGAATCGTTTCTTTAATCTGACCGACCATCTCTGGGTCAGCAAGAACCATCAAATGGGCATCAAAAACGGCTGCCGCTTCTTCACCAAGGCTTGCTACTGCGTTCTCTCTAATAACAGAAAGCTCGTTTTGTGACGCTTCTAAAGCAGCATCCAAACGAGCTTCTTCTGCATCTGTATCTGTAACTGTAACAGTTTCAAATGACAAATCTGGTTGAACGAGTAGGTATGCCTTCGCAACCGCAACACCATCAGATGCTGCAATTCCTTTAAGCATTTCTGTCATACTCTTATGCCAAACCTTCCTTGTCCATTGTTTCAGTGATTGCTGCGATTGCATCGTCAGCATCAGCACCTTCAGCTGTGATTGTCACATCAGCACCTTGACCAACACCAAGACTCATCACACCCATGATAGATTTAAGGTTTACTGATTTGTCTTTGTAGTTCAAAGTGATATCTGAAGCGAATTTGCTAGCTGTTTGCACGAGCAATGTTGCTGGGCGTGCGTGGATACCTGTTTCTGCCACAATGTGGAAATCTTTTGAAGCCATAGTTGGATTCTCCTTTATTTTTTCAATATTGAAGGTTATTTGTGATAACCCTTACAAAGCACATTATATCATTTATTGAAATCATTTTCAAGAATTTTTTATCTTTCTTTCAAAAATCCTCCCCTAGCAAAAGCAAGGAAAATCAATCATATCCGTGCAAAAAAATGAAAATATACTGTAAGAATGAGGAAAAGCCTCTCAAACCGCATTAGAACAATAATTACACTACATCTTGTGTCCTCTTGTCAAGTAGAGCACAAGATTTAGTTTTCTCAGTTGACAATTTTGGTATTTCATTGTATCCTATATGGGTGATTAAAAAAAGGAGAAATGTATGATTACTGTTTACTCAAAAAATGATTGTGTACAATGCAAGATGACAAAGCGATTCTTGGATCAGCACAAGGTTCCATTTAACGAAATCAATCTCGATGAACAACCTGAATTTATCGAACATGTGAA
Above is a window of Streptococcus sp. zg-86 DNA encoding:
- a CDS encoding phosphocarrier protein HPr; protein product: MASKDFHIVAETGIHARPATLLVQTASKFASDITLNYKDKSVNLKSIMGVMSLGVGQGADVTITAEGADADDAIAAITETMDKEGLA
- the ptsP gene encoding phosphoenolpyruvate--protein phosphotransferase — translated: MTEMLKGIAASDGVAVAKAYLLVQPDLSFETVTVTDTDAEEARLDAALEASQNELSVIRENAVASLGEEAAAVFDAHLMVLADPEMVGQIKETIRAKKVNAESGLAEVTDMFIAIFEGMDDNPYMQERAADIRDVTKRVLAHLLGVRLPNPAAIAEESIVIAHDLTPSDTAQLDKNFVKAFVTNIGGRTSHSAIMARTLEIAAVLGTNNITEIVKDGDILAVNGITGEVIINPSEEQIATFKEAGEAYAKQKAEWALLKDAQTVTADGKHFELAANIGTPKDVEGVNDNGAEAVGLYRTEFLYMDSQDFPTEDEQYEAYKAVLEGMNGKPVVVRTMDIGGDKELPYFDLPHEMNPFLGFRALRISISETGNQMFRTQLRALLRSSVHGQLRIMFPMVALITEFRAAKAIYEEEKAKLLAEGIPVADDIQVGIMIEIPAAAMLADQFAKEVDFFSIGTNDLIQYTMAADRMNEQVSYLYQPYNPSILRLINNVIKAAHAEGKWAGMCGEMAGDQQAVPLLVGMGLDEFSMSATSVLRTRSLMKQLDTAKMQEYANRALTECATAEEVLALQKEYVNFD
- the nrdH gene encoding glutaredoxin-like protein NrdH; the encoded protein is MITVYSKNDCVQCKMTKRFLDQHKVPFNEINLDEQPEFIEHVKSLGFSAAPVIETETESFSGFQPGKLKNLVSA